The region AGTATTGATATTGATTCCTGCCGGAAAATTAAGTCCCGCCTGTGATTGTTTGTTATGAGTAACATTGGCGTCCAATTGCAATGTCGGATAATATGCCAATTTACTTTGACGCAAAGAAGCACGAGCCTGTACAATATTCTCAATCGCATTTTTCAGATTCAGGTTCTGATCTAATCCTTTCTGAATTAAAGCGTTCAGTTTCTCATCTTTAAAAACACTCTGCCACGGCATATCAGCAATTGTAGTCGAATCTGTAGAAGACTGATCACGGTACAGCTGATCTGTTTTTAAAGTTGTGGGACGTTCGTATTTCTTGGTAACGGAGCACGCACTTAAAAGTGCGGCCGTCATTACCATTAGAATATATTTATTTGAACTATTAATCATTTCTTTCTTAATTAAATTTTACTCTTTATGAGCTTCTATTAAATGAATTTCCTCTTCATCATCGTCGTCGTCGTCATAACCATCTTTTGCAGGTCCGCTTATTTTTTCCTGTAAGTTTTGGAAAATGATAAAAAGAACCGGAATTACGAAAACTCCTAAAATAGTTCCGATCAACATACCTCCTACTGCTCCTGTACCAATCGATTTGTTACCAACAGCTCCCGCTCCTTTGGCAAACATTAAAGGAACAAGTCCAAGAATAAAAGCAAATGAAGTCATCAGAATCGGACGTAAACGTGCTACCGCTCCCTCAATTGCCGCTTGTACAACCGGAAGTCCTTTACGTCTTCTGTCCAAAGCAAATTCGACAATCAAAATACCATTCTTGGCCAGAAGTCCAATCAACATGATTAAGGAAATCTGTAAATAAATATTACTATTCAGTTTAAAAATAATCGAGAACAAATATGCTCCTGCTAATCCAAATGGAATTGACAATAATACCGCAAAAGGAAGAATATAACTTTCGTATTGCGCACTCAACAAGAAATAAACGAATACCAAACACAATAAGAAAATGAATATCGTTTCACTTCCGGAAGCTAACTCTTCACGTGTTAATCCAGAAAACTCGTAACCATAACCTGCCGGAAGGTTTTCTGCCGCAACTTCCTGAATGGCTTTAATCGCATCTCCCGAACTATAACCCGGTTTTGGTGCTCCCGTAATAGAAATTGACGTAAATAAGTTAAACCTTGAAATAGATTCCGGCCCAAAAACTCTTGTCATTTTAACAAACTCCGTAATTGGCGCCATATTTCCTGCACTATTACGAACAAAGATTTTATTTAACCCTTCGGTATTTGCTCTAAACTCAGGAGAAGCCTGAACCATTACACGATATTGTTTTCCGAACTTATTGAAGTTAGAAGCATACAATCCACCATAATAACCCTGCATTGTGGATAAAATGGTATTTATAGAAACTCCTGCATCTTTAGCTTTCGCTAAATTGACATCCATCATATACTGAGGGAATCCCGGGTTAAATGGAGTTGTGGCGTATTGAATTTCCGGACGTTCTGATAGTTTAGCTAAGAATTCATTATTCACTTTAAAGAATTCAGCAGTTGTATGTCCTCCTTTATCCTGTAATTGGAATTCGAATCCACCACTTTGTCCAAAACCCTGAATAGTTGGCGGCGAAATAAAGAAGATACTGGCCTCACGGATTCCGCTGGTTTTAGCAAAAAGTTGTCCAATTACATCATCAACACTTAAATCACGCTGATCCCAAGGATATAATTTTACGATTACCATACTGTATGCACTACCTGCTCCTGCCGTAAAGTTCTGTCCAACGATACGAAGTGTATTTTTAACTCCCGGGATTGTCTTTGCTATACTATCAACTCTTTTGGCAATAATATCCGAACGCTCCATAGAAGCTGATGGCGGTAAACTGATATTCGCGAAAACAGTTCCCTGATCTTCCGAAGGAACGAAAGCTGAAGGCGTGGTTTTCATCATATAAACCAATGCCACTCCAGCAATAATAATAGAAGCTAATGCAATCCATTTTTTCGCAGAAAGAAAACTTACCGAACGTTTGTATCTTGCTGTTACATTATCAAATGCAACGTTAAACGAAGTATAAAAACGCTGTAAATAGCTTTTATGTTTATGATCGTCTGCATGCGGTTTTAGTAAAAGCGCACATAAAGCCGGACTCAGTGTTAAGGCATTTACTGCCGAAAGAATAATCGCAACTGCCAGTGTAATACCAAATTGTTTATAGAAAACCCCTGTTGATCCGTTAATGAATGTTACCGGAATAAATACCGCCGCCATTACTAATGTAATCGAAATAATCGCACCCGAAATTTCGTCCATTGCATGAATGGTTGCTTTTTTAGCCGATTTATATCCGTGATCGAGTTTGGCGTGCACCGCCTCCACGACCACAATCGCATCATCGACCACAATACCAATGGCGAGTACCATTGCAAAAAGCGTTAATAAGTTAATCGTAAATCCGAATAAATTCAGGAAGAAGAACGTACCTACAATCGCAACAGGAACTGCAATTGCAGGAATTAAAGTAGATCTGAAATCCTGAAGGAAAATAAATACTACGATGAAAACCAATATAAAGGCTTCAATCAAAGTGTGAATTACTTTCTCAATAGAAGCATCAAGGTTTTCGTTAACATCCACCATAATGGTGTATTTCATTCCTTTTGGAAAACTCTTAGCTGCTTCTTCAATCAGTTTTTTAGAATTGATGATTACATCACGAGCATTAGACCCCGGAGTCTGGCTAATGGCCATCGCCGCCGATTCTACACCATTTGTTTTAATTGTTGAAGAATAACTTAAAGATCCTAGTTCTACTTTAGCTACATCTTTAAGTCTCAACATCTGTCCATTTCCAACCGATTTGATAATAATGTCCTCAAATTCTTTGGCAGATGTTAAACGTCCTTTGTATTTAATTACATATTGAAAAGCCTGATTTCCGTTTTCACCAAATTTACCTGGCGCCGCCTCAATATTCTGTTCAGCCAAAGCAGCAGAAATGTCGCTCGGAATCAGTTTGTATTGCTGCATTACGTCTGGTTTCAGCCAGATTCTCATCGAGTAATCTTTTGCGCCAAAAACGGTTACATCACCTACTCCAACTACACGCTGAATCTGCGGTACAAGATTGATCTTTGCATAGTTTTGAAGAAACGTTTGGTCGTAAGCTTTATCGTCACTGTATAAAGAGAAAATCAATAAGTTACTACTCTGGCTTTTGGTTACTGTAACCCCAGCCTGAGTTACCTCTACAGGTAATAAACTTGTTGCTCTGGAAACCCTGTTCTGCACGTTTACCGCTGCTAAATCAGGATTGGTTCCTACTTTAAAGAAAACTTTAATAGAGGCATTTCCGTCGTTTGTTGCTGTAGAAGTCATGTAAGTCATGTTTTCTACACCATTAATTTGTTCTTCCAGCGGAATTACGATACTTTTAAGTACCACATCTGCGTTGGCTCCGGTATAACTTGCTGCCACGTTTACCGTTGGCGGTGCTATATCCGGATATTGAGAAATCGGTAACTCAATTAGGCCTAAAACACCTAAAATAACGATAATAACAGATATTACCGTTGAGAGTACGGGTCTTTGTATAAACTTTTTAAACATTTCTTTTATTTTAAATCGGCGTAAACTGTTTCCGGGCTTTGATTATGGGCTTTAATTTCAGTTCCTTCTTTTAGCGAAGCAACACCTTCTAATACGATTTGGTCACCAGCTTGTAAACCGCTTGTTACTACATAATAGTTTCCTGCTGTATTTTCAAGTACTGTGATATTAGCATTTCTCGTTTTACCATCTTTACCTAAAACTACTGCGAACATTTTATCCTGAAGTTCAAATGTTGCACTTTGAGGAATAATAATTCCGGCTTTTACTTCTTTTGGAATACGAACTGTAGTACTGCTTCCGCTTCTGATAATTCCTTTTGGATTTGGAAAACGAGCTCTTACATTTACGGTACCGGTTTCTGTATTGATTAATCCGTTTACCGTTTCAATATGTCCTTTTTGATCATAAGCAGAACCGTCTGAAAGCACCAGAGAAACTGCTGGCATATTTTTCAATTTTTGGTTTAATGAAGCTCCCGCATCTTTAGTAAAATTCAATAATGATTTCTCATTCATTGCAAAATACGCATATACATTACCAATGCTTGAAACTGTTGTTAAAGGTTCGGTCGTATTGGAACTTACCAAACTTCCTAAACGGAAAGGAATTGAGCCAACAACTCCATTTACAGGACTTGTAACGGTAGTATATCCTAAATTAACTTTAGCATTTACCAAAGCTGCATTAGCCTGAGCTAAAGCTGCCAAAGCCGACTCATAAGTATATTGAGCTGATTCTAAATCGTACTTACTGATAATTCCTTTTTCTACTAAAGGTTTTACTTTGTTTACAGCCAATTTTGCTGCGCTTAAATCTGCCTGAGCACTTTTAATACTTGCAGTTGCTGTACGAACTTGCTGCTCATATTCCGGAGCGCTGATTTTAAATAAAGGTTGTCCCGCTTTTACTACAGCTCCTTCGTCAACAAAAATTTTATCGATATAACCTTCAACTCTTGGACGAATCTCTATGTTTTGCTGCCCTTGAATACTAGCAGGAAAATCGCTGTTTAGTGTAGCAGATTCCGGCTGTAATGTCACAGTCTTATACTCTTTTATCTGCGGTGCTCCGCCAGCCTGAGCCGACTTATCATTTTTACCACAAGATGCGATAATAAATGCTGCTGCGAGAATACTTAAAAATGATTGCTTATTCATTGTGAAAAATGTGTGATTATCGATTATATGACAACAAAAGAACTAAAATATAACAAACGAAAATTTTCAAATAGACGAAGAGTGAAAGATAATCGATAAAGGCAACCTTAGAACCGATGGACTTTTTGAAAATATTAAACAAGCGTTTAATTTTTGTCTTATCGGTTCTAAAACACTTTTTAGAGATTCTAAATCCCTGTTGGGCGATTGCCTAAAAATTGTATTCGAATAAAATGTAATATTGCCCTTAAAACTACAAACTGCAATGACACCTAACTTTTTTAGACCCTACTTATTCACTGGATTACACATTCTTGGATGGTTATTATTAGGGTATCTTATGCTGTTTTATATTCCATTAACCTGGAATGTAGTGCTTCCGTCGGCATTTTGGCTTTGGCAGAGCATTATTTTATTTTTACTGATTGTTGTTTTTTATTCGACAGCAAAAATCATTGTACCCAAAACAATTATAAAAGACAATACCTCTCCCTTTTTACTTTGGGCATTGCTGGCTATTTTAAGCATGCAGTTAATTGCCTATTTTTATACTTCTCAAACAGATCTTCACAATCAAATTAGTAAGGCAATTGGTTTTACAAAATATAAAAATCCTTATTTCGATAACTATGTTTTTACACTGACACTGTTGGTTTTAGGAATAAGCACAAGCTGGGCGATGCTGCAATATTGGCAGAAAGCCGCACAACACAAACAAAAATTAGAACAAGATAAAACTGCAGCCGAACTGGCAATGCTGAAAGCGCAGATTAATCCGCATTTTTTCTTTAACTCCCTAAACAGTATTTATTCGCTTACTTATACTGACATTGAAGATTCTCGAAATGCCCTGCATACTTTAAGCCGAATGATGCGCTATTTGCTTTACAGCACTGAAGGTGAAAGAACTACTTTATTAAAAGAAGTCGAATTTCTAAAAGACTTCATTGCTTTAATGAAGCTGCGCGCCAACAGTAAACTAACCATTACAACAGACATTCCTGAAAAACTGCATGATTACCCAATTGTTCCCATGTTATTACTACCTTTAGTAGAAAATGCATTCAAACATGGTGTGCACGCCACTGATAAAAGCGAAATACACATTAAACTTGTACAAAACGGAACCGATTTAGATTTTGAAGTAGAAAACACTTTCTTCGAAAAAGTCTCTGTTCCCGATGAAGGCGGAATCGGTTTAACCAATACCAAACGCAGACTGCATTTGATTTACCCAAATCATCATTTTATGACTTTTGGCGTAACTCCTGATGGAACTTATAAAATTAAATTGAAAATAACTTTAGAGCAATGACCGTATTAAGATGTATAGCAGTAGATGATGAACCATTAGCTTTAAAATTGGTAGAAACTTTTATTCAGCAGACACCATTTTTAGAATTAATTACTACCTGCGACAACGCTGTAGATGCGATGGGTATTATTAGAGCAGAAAAACCAGATGTCGTTTTCTTAGACATTAATATGCCCAATCTAACAGGAATGGAATTAGCAAGACTTTTACAAGAACAGCCTGGACCTCTTCCTAAAATCGTTTTTACAACAGCTTACAACCATTATGCAATTGAAGGTTATCGTGTTAATGCCGTAGATTATCTTTTAAAGCCTTTCAGTTACGAAGAATTCCTGCGCGCAGCTAATAAAGTGCTGCAATTACATGAAGAAGCCAATAATAATGCCTTTCAAAACATTGCAGCCGATGATGAATTTATCTTTTTAAAAGTCGAGTACCAGTGGGTTCGTATTTCATTAAAAGACATTTGTTATATCGAAAGTTTAAAAGATTACGTAAAAGTACATCTTGAAGATTCGCAGAAAGCTGTACTCTCACTTATATCCCTTAAAGCTTTAGAAGAAAAACTTCCGTCAGCAAAATTCATGCGAGTTCACCGCTCTTTCATTGTTTCATTAGATAAAATAAGCGCCATTACTAAGAACTCCATTTTTATTGATAAGATAGAAATTACAGTTGGCGAACAATATAAAGAAGCCTTTAAAGTAATGGTTGATAAATGGCTTAAATAAAATTAGAATACAAAAAATTATGGAAAAAAGATCAAACAAATATTACTTAACATTAAGTCTTAAGCAATACGCAAATGGTGAAACTGAACCTGCAAAAGAATTAGGAATCGAATTTGATAATCACGATGAAATTTTTGGAATCATTGACAGAATCAAAGAAAAGAACATTTTTGCTGACGATTCAGAAGCTGTTCAGTTTGCAATCGGATTAAAATTATTTAGCGAAATCAAAATTAAAAATCGCAAAAATCCACTTTTTGAAGAATTAAATGAAGTTTTTCCTGTCTTCATGAAAAAACTAAAAAGTCTTTAAGAATCCCTTTAAATTCAAGACCTCATCGATATTGCCTTTCAAAATTTGAATGTTAAATTTAAGATACGAAATAAATAATCTAATTTTTATTGACAATAATCTCTCACAAATTTCCGTTTCAATTAAGCATGTCCCACTAAATGCTTTTCCAAAAGAAGTTTAATTTCTGCTTTTTGAAATTCTTTTGCTTCAGATAAAATGGCACAAAGCATTTAGGCATTCTTAATTGAAAATATAATGAGAATTTATTTCGAAACTGACCATTTCATTTTAAATAAATCTCCAAAAACAATCTTCTCTTTCGAAATGTTCGATAATGCATAATTTATTTTTTAACCATTAAAATGAAAGCATTATGATAATTCAAAAAAGTATTTTACTTCTTGTTGGTGTCTTAGCCTTAAGCAGTTGTTCCAACAATGACAATGATGACAATACCAATACAGGACCAACAGGACCACCTGTAGAAACTGGTACTGCCAACACTACCTATCAGCCAGCATTTTCCGGACAAACACGTGCAGGAAGCATTCAGACTACCACCGAAATTGAATCTAAAGTTATCACCAGCGGTTTAAGCGCTCCCTGGGGCGTTGCTTATCTTCCTGACGGACGTCTTTTGGTTACTGAAAAAGCGGGAAATATCAAAATTGTTACTCAAGCGGGGGTAATTGGTAATGCCTTAACAGGAGTTCCAGCAGTTAATCCAGCAGACCAGGGAGGTTTACTAGGAATTTGCCTTGATCCTGCTTTTGAAACAAATAGAATGATTTATTGGGCATTTTCAGAAGCTGTAGCAGGCGGCAATATCACAGCGGTTGCAAAAGCAAGAATATCTAATAATGAAACTGCTCTTGAAAACGTGACCGTTATTTATCGTTCTAATACACCTAATGCCAGCACACTGCATTATGGAGGCCGTGTTTTATTTGATAAAACCGGAAATTTATTTGTAAGTATTGGAGAGCGATCTGTATTAGAAACTCGCCCATTGGCACAGGCTGTAAACAGTAGTTTAGGAAAAGTTGTCCGAATTACAACTAACGGACAAGCCGCTACAGGGAATCCAACTTTTACAGGAACTGGTGCTTTGTCTGAACTTTACAGTATCGGTCATAGAAATCCACAAGGATTGGCACTTCACCCAACAAGCGGAGAATTGTGGCAGAGCGAACACGGGCCAAGAGGCGGCGATGAGATTAACAGAATTAAAGCGGGAGCTAATTATGGATGGCCGACAATAACTTACGGAATTGAATATGGCGGTGCAAAAATTGGAGACGGAATTACACAAAAAGAGGGAATGGAACAACCCGTTTAT is a window of Flavobacterium crocinum DNA encoding:
- a CDS encoding efflux RND transporter permease subunit, translated to MFKKFIQRPVLSTVISVIIVILGVLGLIELPISQYPDIAPPTVNVAASYTGANADVVLKSIVIPLEEQINGVENMTYMTSTATNDGNASIKVFFKVGTNPDLAAVNVQNRVSRATSLLPVEVTQAGVTVTKSQSSNLLIFSLYSDDKAYDQTFLQNYAKINLVPQIQRVVGVGDVTVFGAKDYSMRIWLKPDVMQQYKLIPSDISAALAEQNIEAAPGKFGENGNQAFQYVIKYKGRLTSAKEFEDIIIKSVGNGQMLRLKDVAKVELGSLSYSSTIKTNGVESAAMAISQTPGSNARDVIINSKKLIEEAAKSFPKGMKYTIMVDVNENLDASIEKVIHTLIEAFILVFIVVFIFLQDFRSTLIPAIAVPVAIVGTFFFLNLFGFTINLLTLFAMVLAIGIVVDDAIVVVEAVHAKLDHGYKSAKKATIHAMDEISGAIISITLVMAAVFIPVTFINGSTGVFYKQFGITLAVAIILSAVNALTLSPALCALLLKPHADDHKHKSYLQRFYTSFNVAFDNVTARYKRSVSFLSAKKWIALASIIIAGVALVYMMKTTPSAFVPSEDQGTVFANISLPPSASMERSDIIAKRVDSIAKTIPGVKNTLRIVGQNFTAGAGSAYSMVIVKLYPWDQRDLSVDDVIGQLFAKTSGIREASIFFISPPTIQGFGQSGGFEFQLQDKGGHTTAEFFKVNNEFLAKLSERPEIQYATTPFNPGFPQYMMDVNLAKAKDAGVSINTILSTMQGYYGGLYASNFNKFGKQYRVMVQASPEFRANTEGLNKIFVRNSAGNMAPITEFVKMTRVFGPESISRFNLFTSISITGAPKPGYSSGDAIKAIQEVAAENLPAGYGYEFSGLTREELASGSETIFIFLLCLVFVYFLLSAQYESYILPFAVLLSIPFGLAGAYLFSIIFKLNSNIYLQISLIMLIGLLAKNGILIVEFALDRRRKGLPVVQAAIEGAVARLRPILMTSFAFILGLVPLMFAKGAGAVGNKSIGTGAVGGMLIGTILGVFVIPVLFIIFQNLQEKISGPAKDGYDDDDDDEEEIHLIEAHKE
- a CDS encoding efflux RND transporter periplasmic adaptor subunit; amino-acid sequence: MNKQSFLSILAAAFIIASCGKNDKSAQAGGAPQIKEYKTVTLQPESATLNSDFPASIQGQQNIEIRPRVEGYIDKIFVDEGAVVKAGQPLFKISAPEYEQQVRTATASIKSAQADLSAAKLAVNKVKPLVEKGIISKYDLESAQYTYESALAALAQANAALVNAKVNLGYTTVTSPVNGVVGSIPFRLGSLVSSNTTEPLTTVSSIGNVYAYFAMNEKSLLNFTKDAGASLNQKLKNMPAVSLVLSDGSAYDQKGHIETVNGLINTETGTVNVRARFPNPKGIIRSGSSTTVRIPKEVKAGIIIPQSATFELQDKMFAVVLGKDGKTRNANITVLENTAGNYYVVTSGLQAGDQIVLEGVASLKEGTEIKAHNQSPETVYADLK
- a CDS encoding sensor histidine kinase, which codes for MTPNFFRPYLFTGLHILGWLLLGYLMLFYIPLTWNVVLPSAFWLWQSIILFLLIVVFYSTAKIIVPKTIIKDNTSPFLLWALLAILSMQLIAYFYTSQTDLHNQISKAIGFTKYKNPYFDNYVFTLTLLVLGISTSWAMLQYWQKAAQHKQKLEQDKTAAELAMLKAQINPHFFFNSLNSIYSLTYTDIEDSRNALHTLSRMMRYLLYSTEGERTTLLKEVEFLKDFIALMKLRANSKLTITTDIPEKLHDYPIVPMLLLPLVENAFKHGVHATDKSEIHIKLVQNGTDLDFEVENTFFEKVSVPDEGGIGLTNTKRRLHLIYPNHHFMTFGVTPDGTYKIKLKITLEQ
- a CDS encoding LytR/AlgR family response regulator transcription factor, with the translated sequence MTVLRCIAVDDEPLALKLVETFIQQTPFLELITTCDNAVDAMGIIRAEKPDVVFLDINMPNLTGMELARLLQEQPGPLPKIVFTTAYNHYAIEGYRVNAVDYLLKPFSYEEFLRAANKVLQLHEEANNNAFQNIAADDEFIFLKVEYQWVRISLKDICYIESLKDYVKVHLEDSQKAVLSLISLKALEEKLPSAKFMRVHRSFIVSLDKISAITKNSIFIDKIEITVGEQYKEAFKVMVDKWLK
- a CDS encoding DUF3861 domain-containing protein, encoding MEKRSNKYYLTLSLKQYANGETEPAKELGIEFDNHDEIFGIIDRIKEKNIFADDSEAVQFAIGLKLFSEIKIKNRKNPLFEELNEVFPVFMKKLKSL
- a CDS encoding PQQ-dependent sugar dehydrogenase; this encodes MIIQKSILLLVGVLALSSCSNNDNDDNTNTGPTGPPVETGTANTTYQPAFSGQTRAGSIQTTTEIESKVITSGLSAPWGVAYLPDGRLLVTEKAGNIKIVTQAGVIGNALTGVPAVNPADQGGLLGICLDPAFETNRMIYWAFSEAVAGGNITAVAKARISNNETALENVTVIYRSNTPNASTLHYGGRVLFDKTGNLFVSIGERSVLETRPLAQAVNSSLGKVVRITTNGQAATGNPTFTGTGALSELYSIGHRNPQGLALHPTSGELWQSEHGPRGGDEINRIKAGANYGWPTITYGIEYGGAKIGDGITQKEGMEQPVYYWDPVVSPSGMTFYTGKRVPEWENNLFIGALSGMHIVRLAFKDNKVAGEERLLAGEGQRFRDITQGKDEALYAVTDQGRLYKIDKK